One segment of Deltaproteobacteria bacterium DNA contains the following:
- a CDS encoding MBL fold metallo-hydrolase, translating into MPKINNRLSICMLASGSKGNAIYISDGATSLLVDAGLSGVEIERRLRSHGLDPRDIDALIISHEHADHTRGAGILSRRFHLPVYISEKTKRGAAATIGKIDDIRPFRCGQPFCVNTLDVYPFSIAHDAEDPAGFTIERNGRKIGIATDLGIATNMVKQHLKGCDLLILEANHDPEMLMSGPYPWPLKQRIKSRTGHLSNQASGELLYELKHDSLQHVILAHLSETNNTPDKVLREVGPALKGCNARLHVAVQDFCGELLSLE; encoded by the coding sequence ATGCCCAAAATTAACAACAGATTATCCATCTGCATGCTGGCCAGCGGCAGCAAGGGCAATGCCATATACATCTCCGACGGCGCCACCTCCCTCCTGGTGGATGCGGGCCTTTCCGGCGTCGAAATCGAGCGCAGGCTTCGATCCCACGGGCTGGACCCACGCGATATCGATGCCCTGATCATTTCACACGAGCACGCCGATCATACCCGGGGGGCCGGTATTCTTTCACGGCGTTTTCATCTGCCCGTTTATATATCGGAAAAAACAAAAAGGGGCGCCGCGGCAACGATTGGGAAAATAGACGATATCCGCCCCTTCCGGTGTGGGCAACCCTTCTGCGTCAACACCCTCGACGTATATCCCTTCTCCATTGCTCACGACGCCGAGGACCCGGCGGGATTCACCATTGAACGGAACGGACGCAAAATCGGCATTGCCACGGATCTCGGCATTGCCACCAACATGGTGAAACAACATCTCAAAGGTTGCGATCTGCTGATTCTGGAGGCCAACCACGACCCTGAAATGCTGATGAGCGGGCCTTACCCCTGGCCGCTGAAACAGCGCATCAAGAGCCGCACCGGCCACCTCTCCAACCAGGCGTCCGGAGAATTGCTTTATGAATTGAAACACGATAGTCTGCAGCACGTGATCCTGGCGCACCTGAGTGAAACCAACAACACACCGGACAAAGTGCTGCGGGAAGTCGGCCCTGCGCTCAAAGGCTGCAACGCCCGCCTGCACGTGGCCGTACAGGACTTTTGCGGAGAGCTTCTGTCCCTGGAATAG
- a CDS encoding 30S ribosomal protein S1, giving the protein MNDEPINDEQEPSFADLLESYSEGMQDDLQVGDKITGKIISIGKDTIFIDTGTKVDGAAEKKELLDENDAFPYEVGDPLELYVVSISEDEIRLSRALSGIGGYHMLKDAHDGAVPVEGKVTAPCKGGFHVEILKRRAFCPISQIDVKFVEDPEPYVGNTYSFLITRLEENAKNIVVSRRALLAEAQEKERQAFYETLHTGDIYEGTVTKIMPYGAFVELTPGVEGMVHISEVRWSRVENLQDVLAVNDVVRVRVIGIKEGKKAGIKKLELSIKQVQGDPWDAVEDTYHEGDIVQGTVSRCMKFGAFVELEPGVEGLVHISEMSYTQRVHKPEDVVRAGETVSVLIKGIDLENRRISLSIKEIEGDPWSSVGDDFRVGQKIEGTLEKKESFGCFIRLKPGITGLLPKSKLAASGMEGGIEKLKEGQRLSVVIASINPMERKISLTPGDGPAEENWQQFNDDEAPALGDLAEKLKQALKNK; this is encoded by the coding sequence ATGAACGACGAACCGATAAACGATGAGCAGGAACCCAGTTTTGCCGACCTGCTGGAATCCTACAGCGAAGGCATGCAGGATGACCTTCAGGTGGGCGATAAAATCACCGGGAAGATTATCTCCATCGGCAAAGACACGATTTTTATCGACACCGGAACCAAAGTCGACGGTGCGGCGGAGAAAAAGGAGCTGCTGGATGAAAACGATGCTTTTCCCTATGAGGTGGGCGACCCCCTCGAACTCTACGTCGTTTCCATAAGTGAAGATGAAATACGCCTGTCGAGAGCGCTCTCGGGCATCGGCGGCTACCACATGCTGAAAGACGCGCATGACGGGGCCGTTCCTGTGGAGGGCAAGGTCACTGCCCCGTGCAAGGGCGGCTTCCATGTGGAAATATTGAAACGCCGCGCCTTTTGCCCTATCAGCCAGATCGACGTTAAGTTCGTCGAAGACCCCGAGCCATATGTCGGCAACACCTACTCGTTTCTGATAACACGGCTGGAAGAGAACGCCAAAAACATTGTCGTATCGCGTCGAGCGCTGCTGGCTGAAGCCCAGGAAAAAGAACGGCAGGCTTTTTATGAAACGCTCCACACAGGCGATATCTATGAAGGCACCGTCACGAAAATCATGCCCTACGGCGCCTTTGTGGAGCTGACGCCTGGCGTTGAGGGCATGGTGCATATTTCCGAAGTGCGTTGGTCCCGCGTCGAAAATCTGCAGGATGTTCTGGCGGTAAACGACGTCGTGCGTGTCCGGGTGATCGGTATCAAGGAAGGTAAAAAAGCCGGCATCAAAAAGCTTGAGCTATCCATCAAACAAGTTCAGGGGGACCCCTGGGACGCCGTGGAGGACACCTATCATGAGGGCGATATCGTCCAGGGCACGGTCTCCCGCTGTATGAAGTTCGGTGCCTTCGTAGAACTCGAACCGGGGGTCGAAGGATTGGTTCACATCAGCGAAATGAGCTATACCCAAAGGGTTCATAAACCCGAAGATGTGGTGCGTGCCGGTGAAACCGTATCCGTGCTTATCAAAGGGATCGATCTTGAAAACCGCCGGATATCATTAAGTATCAAGGAGATCGAGGGAGATCCCTGGAGCAGTGTGGGCGACGATTTTCGAGTAGGGCAGAAAATCGAGGGCACATTGGAAAAGAAAGAGTCATTCGGCTGCTTCATTCGTCTGAAGCCCGGCATTACCGGTCTTTTGCCGAAATCGAAACTTGCCGCCTCCGGCATGGAAGGCGGCATCGAAAAACTGAAAGAAGGCCAACGCCTCTCCGTCGTCATTGCAAGCATCAACCCGATGGAGCGCAAAATCAGCCTGACCCCGGGGGATGGGCCGGCGGAAGAAAACTGGCAGCAGTTTAACGACGACGAAGCCCCCGCCTTGGGCGATCTGGCTGAAAAACTGAAACAAGCCCTTAAAAACAAATGA
- the trxB gene encoding thioredoxin-disulfide reductase, with protein sequence MSENNLDTIIIGGGPGGLSAGIYAKRAALDTLLIEKGVPGGQIVNSDEVENYLGFEHIGGAELSVKFSQHAQSYDIDIMSQEVTEIIPGADFHTVKLANGDQFHTCSIIMAMGGNPRKLQIPGEDEYYGKGVSYCAVCDGFFFRDKTVLVVGGGDTAAEEALYLSKLAKKVYIAHRRDALRAGMILQQRIFDDCKIEMLWNTVPTEIKAGVDGVDHVVLQDTVDGNKRDLSVDGVFIFIGFEPNNQLVPAGVKMTADGYVATDEKCETSIPGIFAIGDLMEKYARQIITAAADGCTAALAAAHYVEAKKSLDECTL encoded by the coding sequence ATGTCTGAAAATAACCTTGATACCATTATCATCGGTGGCGGCCCCGGGGGCCTGTCAGCAGGAATATATGCCAAGCGGGCGGCACTCGACACGCTTTTGATTGAAAAGGGCGTTCCCGGCGGTCAGATCGTCAATTCCGACGAAGTCGAAAATTACCTGGGATTCGAACACATCGGCGGCGCCGAACTTTCCGTGAAATTCAGCCAGCACGCCCAGTCGTACGACATTGACATCATGTCCCAGGAGGTGACGGAAATCATCCCGGGAGCGGATTTTCACACGGTCAAGCTTGCCAATGGGGATCAATTCCATACCTGCAGCATTATTATGGCCATGGGCGGCAACCCCAGAAAGCTGCAAATCCCGGGGGAAGACGAGTACTACGGCAAAGGCGTTTCCTACTGTGCCGTCTGTGACGGCTTCTTCTTCAGAGACAAGACGGTGCTCGTTGTCGGGGGCGGCGACACCGCCGCGGAAGAAGCCCTTTACCTGTCGAAACTGGCCAAAAAGGTATATATCGCCCACCGGCGGGATGCGCTTCGGGCCGGTATGATCCTGCAGCAGCGCATCTTCGACGATTGTAAGATCGAGATGCTCTGGAACACCGTCCCCACGGAAATCAAGGCGGGCGTCGATGGGGTCGACCACGTGGTGCTGCAGGATACCGTGGATGGCAATAAAAGGGATCTGTCCGTGGACGGTGTCTTCATTTTCATCGGATTCGAACCCAACAATCAGCTGGTTCCCGCCGGGGTGAAAATGACCGCAGACGGGTATGTGGCGACGGATGAAAAGTGTGAGACCAGCATTCCCGGCATCTTTGCCATCGGTGATCTCATGGAAAAATATGCCCGCCAGATCATCACCGCCGCTGCGGACGGCTGTACGGCGGCCCTGGCCGCGGCGCACTATGTGGAAGCCAAAAAATCACTGGACGAATGCACGTTGTAA
- a CDS encoding DUF362 domain-containing protein, with product MPSDVFFINFRASMKEPFFEKLEKLVSSAGLADVLSKRDLTAVKIHFGEMGNSAFVRPLYVREIVKAIKKTGATAFLTDANTLYAGARGNSVEHIETAMKNGFAYTVVGAPIIIADGLRGRSQTGVEIAGKHFDTVYIGSDIVNADALVSIAHFKGHELSGFGGTLKNVGMGSASRHGKLEQHSGIAPKVKHKRCIGCKACVNHCSQGAISINAENKAVIDEDACIGCGECILMCAQEAIQVRWSKSIPDFMEKMVEYVQGVLHNKQGKALFVNFITDVSPACDCLPVSDAPIVRNIGILASRDPVAIDQASVDLVNAEPALAGSCLKEGREAGGDKFNALYPKVDWTLQLEYARQLNLGSRDYRLVEI from the coding sequence ATGCCGAGCGACGTCTTTTTTATCAATTTCAGGGCATCCATGAAGGAGCCCTTCTTTGAAAAACTGGAAAAACTGGTGAGCAGCGCCGGCCTGGCGGATGTACTGAGCAAGAGGGATTTGACTGCCGTGAAGATACATTTCGGCGAAATGGGCAACAGCGCTTTCGTGCGTCCCCTGTATGTGCGTGAAATCGTAAAAGCAATCAAAAAAACCGGGGCAACGGCGTTCTTGACGGATGCCAATACGCTGTATGCCGGGGCCCGGGGCAATTCCGTCGAACACATCGAAACCGCCATGAAAAACGGATTTGCCTACACCGTCGTGGGCGCCCCCATCATTATCGCCGATGGGCTGCGGGGGCGGAGCCAGACCGGCGTGGAGATCGCAGGCAAGCACTTTGATACGGTCTATATCGGTTCGGATATCGTCAATGCCGATGCACTGGTGTCCATTGCGCATTTCAAGGGGCATGAATTGAGCGGTTTCGGCGGCACCCTGAAAAATGTCGGCATGGGGTCGGCATCGCGCCACGGAAAGCTGGAGCAGCACTCCGGCATCGCCCCCAAGGTCAAGCACAAGCGGTGCATCGGGTGCAAGGCGTGTGTCAACCACTGTTCCCAGGGGGCCATTTCCATCAATGCGGAAAACAAGGCGGTAATCGATGAAGACGCCTGCATCGGCTGTGGCGAGTGCATTCTTATGTGCGCGCAGGAGGCTATCCAGGTGCGCTGGAGCAAATCCATCCCGGATTTCATGGAAAAAATGGTCGAATACGTGCAAGGTGTGCTGCACAATAAGCAGGGCAAGGCCCTGTTTGTGAATTTTATCACGGACGTTTCGCCAGCCTGTGACTGCCTGCCCGTGAGCGATGCACCGATCGTTAGAAACATCGGCATTCTGGCTTCACGGGATCCGGTGGCCATCGATCAGGCGTCCGTCGACCTGGTCAATGCCGAGCCGGCTCTGGCGGGATCCTGTTTAAAAGAGGGGCGGGAAGCCGGCGGGGATAAGTTCAACGCCCTCTACCCGAAGGTCGATTGGACACTTCAGCTGGAATACGCCCGGCAGCTGAATTTGGGCAGCAGGGATTACCGGCTAGTGGAAATATAG
- a CDS encoding YkgJ family cysteine cluster protein, translated as MPHQPSRELERRLAALDRIYAIFDKFIASYDLACRSACATCCTANMTLTTLEGYRIVSRMNIRERKRLVDHMKTAGGSPRFQPRLSINTIAKRCRDGKPIPDETPDPSWGKCLLLAGDLCSMYALRPFGCRCMVSRTNCRQTGYADMDDFILTVNNLFMQTIEHMDPYGGTGNLIDILLYFFRPENLETYRHTMKVLDVNGLAPNRPIPVLMVPPEHGQRVERILEKLRKATA; from the coding sequence ATGCCCCATCAACCATCCCGTGAACTTGAACGCCGCCTGGCGGCACTCGACCGGATTTACGCCATTTTCGATAAATTCATTGCCTCGTATGACCTGGCCTGTCGATCTGCGTGCGCCACGTGCTGCACCGCCAACATGACGCTGACGACCCTTGAAGGGTACCGCATTGTCTCCCGCATGAACATCCGGGAAAGGAAGCGTTTGGTGGACCATATGAAAACCGCCGGCGGATCGCCGCGGTTTCAACCGCGTCTGTCCATCAACACCATCGCCAAACGGTGTCGGGATGGAAAGCCGATACCGGATGAAACGCCGGACCCGTCATGGGGCAAGTGCCTTTTATTGGCCGGCGACCTCTGCTCCATGTATGCCTTGCGGCCCTTCGGGTGCCGCTGCATGGTATCCCGCACAAACTGCCGACAGACCGGTTACGCCGACATGGACGATTTCATTCTGACGGTAAACAACCTGTTTATGCAGACGATCGAACACATGGACCCGTACGGCGGCACCGGCAATCTTATCGATATCCTTTTGTACTTTTTTCGTCCGGAAAACCTCGAAACCTACCGGCACACAATGAAGGTCCTTGACGTGAACGGCCTTGCACCCAACCGCCCCATCCCGGTGCTGATGGTGCCGCCTGAGCACGGGCAACGCGTGGAACGGATATTGGAAAAACTGCGCAAAGCGACCGCCTAG
- a CDS encoding amidohydrolase family protein has product MHAKKVVVDFHTHLFPKHIRESRERYFSGEPAFELLYASPKSRMVGADDIVATMDEQGVDVSVVFGFPWQNTEIAKQHNDYIIAAAAKYPERLKGFCCLDPCDGTAVSEVERCLDNGLCGVGELAFYRSGIECVMVDSMTPVMELCLERDVPVLIHTNEPVGHQYPGKTENTLLQIYDLIRRFPENKIVLAHWGGGIFFYSVLKKEVKEVLHNVYYDTAASPFLYDPRIYRLAIEMAGLDKILLGTDYPLIKPKRYFQELEAAGLSREEIEQIGGGNAMRLFDG; this is encoded by the coding sequence ATGCATGCGAAAAAGGTTGTCGTCGATTTTCATACCCATTTGTTTCCAAAACATATCAGGGAAAGCCGGGAACGTTATTTTTCCGGGGAGCCTGCCTTTGAACTGCTGTATGCATCACCCAAGTCCCGCATGGTCGGCGCGGACGACATCGTCGCCACCATGGACGAGCAGGGGGTGGACGTATCGGTCGTGTTCGGCTTTCCCTGGCAGAACACGGAGATCGCGAAACAGCACAACGACTACATCATCGCGGCCGCGGCCAAGTACCCCGAACGGCTCAAGGGATTCTGCTGCCTGGACCCGTGCGACGGCACAGCCGTTTCCGAGGTGGAGCGCTGCCTGGACAACGGCCTGTGTGGCGTGGGTGAACTGGCATTTTATCGTTCGGGAATCGAGTGTGTCATGGTAGACAGCATGACGCCGGTGATGGAACTTTGCCTGGAGCGGGATGTGCCGGTATTGATCCACACCAATGAACCCGTGGGGCATCAGTACCCCGGCAAGACCGAAAATACGCTTTTGCAGATCTATGACCTGATCAGGCGTTTTCCGGAAAACAAGATCGTGCTGGCCCACTGGGGCGGAGGGATTTTTTTCTACAGCGTCCTCAAGAAAGAGGTCAAGGAGGTGCTGCACAATGTTTACTACGACACGGCGGCATCGCCTTTTCTTTACGACCCGCGTATTTACCGCCTGGCCATCGAGATGGCCGGCCTCGATAAAATCCTGCTGGGAACGGACTATCCCCTGATCAAACCGAAGCGCTATTTCCAGGAGTTGGAAGCTGCCGGGCTGAGCCGTGAGGAGATAGAGCAAATCGGCGGGGGAAATGCCATGAGGCTGTTCGACGGCTGA